GAGGGTAGTGCGGACGGGCGGTTGGGTCCAGCAGGCCGGAGGAATCGGCAATGACGTTCGAGGCGGTGCTGTTCGATTTGGACGACACGCTCCTGAGTTGGGAATCCCCGGCATGGAGCTGGGAGGAGATCGGCCTGCGCCGGGCGGAAGGGTTGCGCCGATACCTCGCCACACTGGCGATCGATATCGACGCGTCCGCGCTGGCCGCGGCGTCGCATGCCGCCATCGTCGACGCGTGGCGGGCCTCGCGGGTGGATCCGGACCACCCGTCGCCGCGCCTCGGCCGCGCGCTGTGCGACGCGCTCGACCGCCTCGGCGCGCGGACGACCGCGCTCGATGTCGACGCGCTGTGCGACGCGTTCGGGTGGGAGGCGATCCCGGGCGTCGTGCCGCTGCCGGATGCGCTGTCCGTCCTCGATACCTTGCGGGAACGCGGGGTGCGGATCGGCATCGTCACGAACAGCCACGTTCCGGTGCGGCTGCGGCTGGCGGAGCTCACCGCCCTCGGCCTGGCCGAGCGGATCGACGTCTGTGTGACCTCCGGCGACGTCGGTCGCCTCAAGCCGCACCCCGCGATCTTCCATGCCGCGCTCGACGTGCTCGGCGTGGCGCCCGGGCGCGCGCTGTTCGTCGGCGACCGGCCGGAGCGCGACATCAAGGGCGCGAACGCGGTCGGGATGACGAGCGTGCTCTATCGCCCCCCCTACCTGCCGGCCGCGGCGCCCTTCGGCCCCGGAGAGTCGCCGGACCACACGATCGCGGGGTTGAACGAAGTGCTGGAGATCGTCCGATGACGAACCCGAAGTTGCCGCGCGCGCCGCGCGTGCCCGGCCACCCGATCCTCGGCTGCCTGCCCGAGTTCCGGCGCGACGCGCTGGACTACTACCGCGGCTGCCACGCGCGCTTCGGCGACGTGTTCGAAGTGCGGTTCGTGACGCAACCGGTTGTGACGATCGCCCATCCGGACGGGATCCAGCGCGTGCTGCAGCTCAACCACCTGAACTACCAGCGGGCGCCGTTCATCAACGCCCTCTTCATCCGCCTGACCGGCATGAACCTGTTCACGCTGGACGGCCCGTCCTGGCTGGCCGAGCGGCGCCTGCTGCAGCCGGCCTTCCACCGCACCCGGATCCAGGCCTTCGGCACGACGATGGTCTCGGCGGCCGAACGCCTGCTGGACGACTGGCGCACCGCCGCGCGGGCCGCCGGCGGTACGGCCAACGTCGACATGCAGGCCGAGATGCGCCGCGTGACGATGGCCGTCGTCGGCCGGTCGCTCTTCTCGGTGGACTTCAGCGGCGATGCCGCCGAGATGGGCCGGGCGATGCTGGCCACGACGGACTTCTTCGAGTACCGCTCCCGGCGCTTCCTCGCCCCGCCCGCGTGGGTCCCGACGCGGCGCAACCGCGACCTCGCACACGCCAAGGGGGTGCTCACGGCGCGGATGCAGGCGCTCATCGACGAACGGCGGTCCGGCGGCGAGGAACGCGACGACTTCCTCGGCCTGCTCCTCGGGCTGCGCGACGCCGAAACCGGCGAGGCGATGACGGACGTCCAGCTGCGCGACGAGCTCGGCATCATGTTCGGCGCCGGACACGAGACGACGGCGAACACGCTCACCTGGGCCTGGCATCTCCTCACGACCCACCCGGCGGTGCTCGATCGGGCGCGCGACGAGCTGCGCCGCGTCGTCGGCGACCGCCTGCCGACGATGGACGACCTACCCGCGCTGCCCTTCCTGCGCGCCGTTGTGGACGAGACGCTCCGCCTCTTCCCGCCGGCGTGGGCGATGAGCCGCCAGGCGATCGACGATGACGAGGTGATGGGCTTCCGCGTGCCCGCCCACGTCACGCTCACGCTCCTGCCCTACCTGGCCCACCACGATCCGCGCTTCTGGGACGCCCCCGAGGCGTTCCGGCCCGAGCGCTTCCTGGACGGCGCCGGCCCGAGCCACCCCTTCGCCTACGCCCCGTTCGGCGGCGGCCCGCGGAAGTGCATCGGCGAGCAGTTCGCGCTCACCGAAGCCCAGCTGATCCTGGCCACGCTGTTGCCGCGGGTGGAGGCGACGCCGCTCGCCCCGGACGCGGTCGAGGCGGACACCGGGTTCACGCTGCAGGTGGCGGGGGGGCTGGCGATGGGGGTGCGGGTCACGCACGAAGCGTAGCGCCACGCCGAAACGCCCTACTTGCGCACCCTCAGCCTGCCCCACACCCATCGCCCCGCCCACCACGCCGCCGCCGGGGCTTCCCCAGGCGGCGGCGTGCGCAGACGTCGACTGACTACTCTATCAACTCAGCGGCGGTTCATCCACGGCAGGTAGATG
Above is a window of Candidatus Avedoeria danica DNA encoding:
- a CDS encoding cytochrome P450; this translates as MTNPKLPRAPRVPGHPILGCLPEFRRDALDYYRGCHARFGDVFEVRFVTQPVVTIAHPDGIQRVLQLNHLNYQRAPFINALFIRLTGMNLFTLDGPSWLAERRLLQPAFHRTRIQAFGTTMVSAAERLLDDWRTAARAAGGTANVDMQAEMRRVTMAVVGRSLFSVDFSGDAAEMGRAMLATTDFFEYRSRRFLAPPAWVPTRRNRDLAHAKGVLTARMQALIDERRSGGEERDDFLGLLLGLRDAETGEAMTDVQLRDELGIMFGAGHETTANTLTWAWHLLTTHPAVLDRARDELRRVVGDRLPTMDDLPALPFLRAVVDETLRLFPPAWAMSRQAIDDDEVMGFRVPAHVTLTLLPYLAHHDPRFWDAPEAFRPERFLDGAGPSHPFAYAPFGGGPRKCIGEQFALTEAQLILATLLPRVEATPLAPDAVEADTGFTLQVAGGLAMGVRVTHEA
- a CDS encoding HAD family hydrolase, with translation MTFEAVLFDLDDTLLSWESPAWSWEEIGLRRAEGLRRYLATLAIDIDASALAAASHAAIVDAWRASRVDPDHPSPRLGRALCDALDRLGARTTALDVDALCDAFGWEAIPGVVPLPDALSVLDTLRERGVRIGIVTNSHVPVRLRLAELTALGLAERIDVCVTSGDVGRLKPHPAIFHAALDVLGVAPGRALFVGDRPERDIKGANAVGMTSVLYRPPYLPAAAPFGPGESPDHTIAGLNEVLEIVR